The segment GCACCTTAAAGAGCTCCTCACTCTGGCcctgaggctgagcccagacaccctgtGCAGAGCTGTCATTTTGACTGCCTGAATCTGAAACCTCTGTCTCAATGCTGCTGAGAGCTATTGACCATAAATGTGGAGTGGAACGTAGGTTGACTAGGTTGACTGGTTGAGGGCCTCGCCTTCAGGCTCAAGGACAAGGAAAAACAGTGAAGCTCAACGTTGTTGTGTGTTGATGGCCTATTTATAGAACACCAAGAAAACTGtatatgtttacatgtattattCCTAAAAAGGTGCACAGTTTACTTATTTCAGAAGTCAGAAGTCTCTGTTGTCTGCTGTATTGCTGGTTTCTAGTTCTTCTTAAGCACTTAATGTTTGGAAAAAACTATgttactccactacattaatTTGGCAACTGTAGTTTTTACAAGTGCTTTGCAGATCCAAATTTTACGTGCAAAGCAGCTTATTGCCATCATAATATCTCCATTACATAATAATATTACAAGTGATCCAAGCATTGTACTTAAGTGCAGTActaaagtaaatgtacttagttactctCCACCACTGGCTAAGTGTTTTATGTTTCTAATGTTCTGGCTCAGAGTCATGTGTCACTCATCAGAGTTGCTAAAGTTGAGGTGGCTCAAAGAATCATAGAAATCTTCGACCAGTTGACAGTTTTCCTAAATGACAAGTGCATGCAGAGCTGCACTGTTTATTGGCAAACAGAgtagtgtatttgtgtgtgtttgtcagtgtgtgacagAAGCAGCACATTGCTTTGGAAGCTGACACACCCACAGGATGACACAACTGCAGCTACAATCCTGTTTAAACAGGACAAGGCGGAGAAAAGTGCTTTTTAGTCTTCCCTCACTGCAGAGACTGACAGACGAGATGCATAGCGTGACTAGACGAAACCTACAATTTCAACTGGAGCACAACAAACAGGAAGGAAAGGTTTTCAGACTCTGAAAGTTTAGAGCTGAGAACCAATGTAAAACTCTCTGGGAACTTTACACAGGAGAAACTGATCCTGTGTCGCTTCAATTTTGTGCCGGGGGTGTCTTCAGCTTCACTGGGAGATCAAATGTCGTCCACGTCGTTCTTCTCAGTGACAGACCTCACCTGTCCAGTTTGCCATGACATCTTCAAACACCCTGTAATCTTGCCATGCAGCCACAGCTTGTGTGAAGCCTGTCTGCTGGAATGGTGGAGAAGGAAACCGCAGGAGTGTCCACTCTGTCGGAGCAGGGATTCAAACTGCAGACCACCTTGTAACATGGCAGTAAAGAGCCTATGTGAGTCCATTGTACTGGAGACAGCTCAGAGAGTCTCTGCAGGGTGGGAGAATCTCTGCAGCCTGCACTCGGAGAAATTCAAGCTCTTCTGTGTCAACCATCAGCAGCCAGCGTGCTTTGTCTGTCGGGattcaaaaagacacacaaaccacacattCAGACACATCGATGAAGTTGCGCAGGATCACCGGGAGGAGCTCCAGAAATCTCTGAAGATCATGAAGTGGATTCTGAAGCTTTTTAATACAGCAAAAGAGCCCTGCaatcaaacagcaaaacaaattaCAGTCCAGAAACCACACATGGAGATGCAGATGCAAAGGGAGATAATGAGGCTTCACCAGTTCCTACAAGGGCAAGAGGAGGCCAGGATTACTGTActgatggaggaagaggagcagaagagTCGGGTGATTAAGCTGAGGGGTGAGGATctgagcagagtgacagagGCTCTTTCAAGCACAATCAGAGCCATCGAGGAGGAGCTGAGAGCTGATGATGTCTCAATCCTGCTGAACTACAAGAACACAGTGGAACTAATCCAGCGCCTGCCAGATGATCCAGAGCTGGTCTCAGGAACTGAGGCAGATGCGGGCAAAGACATGGGCAACCTGGTTCTCACCACCGTCTGGAACAAGACAATAGGGGCAGTGTCCTGCACTCCTTCTGAACTTTAATACCACTCATCGAAAACTcatctggggtctcatttataaaaaagaGCATAgcatccatactaaaaatgtacgtacgaacaaaagctaaaaatggtgtgcagcaaaaaaaaaattgacaattTCTACGATCAGGCTTCGACCACACCATCTGCATTGCTAATTTCCTGTCtacaaaatgttcataagcatgggtCAGAGTTTCTCCCATAAAGTCTGGTTTGGTCTGATGTACGCCACTTTCAGGTCGTTTTGTGACACGCAGCGTTTATAAACATGTGATGTAAAGGCAGGTACTGTAGCAGCTTCctgaaaaggttttaaaaaatgtttttaaaaaaagtgactAAGTGTctaattttaaatgtaaatgctgCAAGAAAATTGCAAGCATAGACGTGAAGAAAGTGGGCACATGGgcaaataaatgttttacattGTTAATTTGGACACTCTCAGCCAAAAtctatttgtttgtatttttacagtttaatttttttctgaatgTTCCCACAGTACCAGTGACTCTTGAAGCACTTAAAACCATTAACACTTGTAGTCAAAGCATTGACGGTGTGCCAATCTGAATGCACTTTTTTTGCTTCACACTTTATAACACACTCTCACAACTGCTTTACACTCAGTTTGCAAGTTAACACACTTCTAGCTGAACAGTAGTCTCTACATTGCTACACTATTTTGCTAATTGCCTTAACAAGTTTTAAGGTTTATGGCCAGACCCACAAAGGTGGCTAGACTTAGCCGAAttttttctatatgtttttttctaacaCAAGTTTATTTGTGTATGTACTTTCCCTTATTTGTAGTTTCATAGTTGGAATACACATCCATACTTTACACATTTGGATAGCTGTGTGGATTTGTgttaacagttgttttttaatgcttaAACAGTAACAGTGATTCTTAAAGCAATATCTGTGAAACCATTAACACTTGTAGCCAGTGCATTTACCAAGTGTGCTAAACTGAATGCAGGCTCTCTGCTTTACACACAGTCTGTAGtttgaaaacacactttatgcAAAACCATGAACAACACGTTGGTTTTTACTCAGCTTGCAATTTAATACACTTTAAATTAAAGTGTAGTCTCTACATTGCAGCACTATTTTGCCAATTGCCTTTCCACATAGAAACATGTGAAATCACTTTTAGATAATGAGTTCACTTAGAAATCAGAGCATGAGCACTATAACAGGGCACAGGTAAACATTTGGACAATACTGAAGGCCAATATTGAACAGAGAGATGTGGATGAACTTTTATGGGCTGATCCACAAAGAAGGggagatttaatttatttttctaacagaaatgttttggttttctaCTTCTGCTTCCTAAGCTGTTTGAGACGTTTGGGaaattttttaagaaaaaaccTTTCCCACCTTATTTATGTTAATGGGGTATGGTGTTTGGACAACACATCTTTATTTTCTTGACCTTTCTAATTGTTAAATGGAGTAAGGTTAAGGGAAGCCTCTACTCAGTGAAAGACAGATTACATTAGATCTCACATTATGAGAAACAAGATAATCTAGTCTGATGAAAACTCTCTGGCCTCAGCTCTGAGCATCCTGTCTGGAGAAAAGGCACTGCTCATCACCTGCCCAGTACCATCCCAACAGTGAAGCAGGGTGGAAGCTGCATCATGCTTTGGGGGtgtttttcagcagcagagacTGCATGTCTGGTCAGGGGAAAGCTGAGCAGAGCAAAGTACAGAGATATCAATAATGAAACCCTGATCAAAAGCACTCAGGATCTCAGACTGGACTGAAGgttcacctccaacaggagAATGAACTGAAGCACACAGCCAAGACAATACAGGGACAACTCTGAACGCAACATAACAAAGTGTGACAAAAGTGAGGGTGTCTGAATGCACTGTGTAAAGCCTTGCACTGGGCAACTTTAATTCCTGTATTTTTAGACTCACTACATTTGAATGTTATTACTTTTAGGCCAACAAATGAATACATAGACTCATTATTTCTCTGTctgagttttttcttttatgttgggaaataaaacactttatttcatgGGTCCATGATAttctgagcagtttcatgaaaaataactttcttttgttttgttttttccaatttATGACCTTAGTAATTCTAAAATTCTTCTATATAATCTACACAACATACAatcttttatatatttatctCATATTCTGTCCACATTTACACATAACaataatatagaaaatataataataattgttattaatattaatattattattattggtagtagtagcagcagaaGTATAATCtattcatttcaattttattattttttttgtctacaCATAATTTGTCCTCACTTAAACTGATGCCTTGTATGATTGATACGACTGATACGTCACGAACTGAACGATGCACTCGTTAATCAGTCGTGCTAATCGATAACCGAGTATCTTTACTGATGTtgagaataaaaacaactgGAAAAAAAGAGTAATACGCGGCCAGTTTGAAACAAATGACATACACGTGTACGTTTGTAGTAAGTTTttgttaaattattaatatttacatgtatttttagGCCAGCTTGTCTTGATATAGACTAACTAGTGGAACTGTAACGTTAGTTCTGGGCTGCTTTCTAACGAACACGGAAGAAATAAGCCGCGTACCAGCGGGTTTCCAACTGCTGTGTGACCCCGGGGATAAATACGATTTATAAGGgagataaatgttttttttctaggaCAATGTTTTCAGCTTGAAACAGAGGTAAGTGTAGTGTCTGTGTTTCATATTAACCGCTGAGACAGTCTTCAACCGTGTAACTTAACGTTAACTCAGCCATGTTGTGGTGGTGTCGGTTGACACACGTAACACGAACCAGTCTGCAGTACTTAAACACATTTAACTTTTCACACTTTAATTATGTGTACCTGTGTGAGGTGTATAGTTGTAGCTAAATGTCGGTACAGTTGAGGGAGGAATCCGCACCGGGGAAGACCCAGTAAAGACAGACTGGTTTGACTGGTTTCTGTCAGTGTCAGGTGATGTGCAACCATGTACCCTCTGATAGGACAGGAAGTGTGCCCCATGCATGAGAAATAGCAGCATGTGGATTGTTTAATTCATCCTTTTAGTAATGTCCGTCAATAAGGTTGTGCAAAGTAACACACTATCAAAAGATTATCTACTgaaaattcaaaaaaaaaaaaaatcaaggcaaTCATATCTCTATATTTTGTTCATGTAATCCACGTTTGTATGACATGTTAGCCTACATTTGAATATTGCTGTAAATTAGTGTGAATTCACCCTCCTTCAAGGgtgaataataattattatgaCAATAATGCATTGcgtttatatagcacttttcataacACTCTTCCAAAATATGTAAAACCCTCCATAATGCACAGTCTCTGCCCCACTGTCAAGTATTTTATTTCGAACATACTTCAGATGATAACTGGTAACCTTGGAAAATATTAAAAGTTGGTTCTTTCCTAGCAAAAATTACAGGGGAATTCAAATAGTTAGAAACTGGATTTTCAACCTGCCACAAAATGTGTCTCCTCTCTAAGATGCACGGTCTCTGCTCTAACATCAACTATTTCTtgttgtgtatatgtatgttaGATAAGAGTGAGATCAGAAGAAGTTTAAACTTCTAACAAATTGGTCATTTTTCTATAGTTACTTTTTAGGTAGTTTTTAAACTACATGGTAGAACAAGCTGTACAAATGAAAGCTTCTTCTGCTGGTGGGCTTTCAATGCACATATGCATGGTGTAACCACCACAAACAAGTGTCAcactgaattatttttttctttttttttattattattcctattttgattttctttttgtattttagcTTTGAGTGAATGAGCCTTTATTGTGCAGCTTTGCTCTGTCTGACCTGATCTGtttatcttcttctttttctcatcAGATGCTCTCTGCTATATTTCAAAGAAGCACTTTTGCTGCACAGAAGGTAACAGAGCTTTTGCTCCAAAAACTCTTTAGCTCACATTTCTAACAATGCCtcattttaaaactaaaatgtttttttttttttttgttttttttaatctgactgTCTTGTCTTCAGGTATGGCACTGGGCAGGTCCTCCACAAAGATGCTGGACATCAGCCCTGAGCAGGGCTTCAGATGTTGGATCCAGCTCCCTGCAGAGCTGCTGGGCCTCAACGGCAAGGCTGCCATTTTCAGAAAGGAGTGATGGACGAATAAATGCTCCTGCTGTCCTCGGTTTCAGGAAGATTGAGCTATTCCAGAGGACCCAGACTCATGCAGCTCCATTTTCAGCGAGGAACCGACAGTTCCACTCCTCTGCTGCGAGGCTGAAGAAGCGACCAGAGCAGCCTGAACCTCCCAGAGAGCTGGATCTGCTGCGCTATGACATGAAACACTTGTGGAAAAGTCCTAAACCTGCCCTGTACCTGGGGTTTGCAGGGCTGCTCCCCTTTGTCGCCCCCACTCTGCTCATGGCTGTGACTGAGAGCTACTATCCAGAGTTGGCCTACGCTCAGTTAGCTTATGGCGCCTCCATCGTATCCTTCCTTGGTGGATCCCGCTGGGGATTCGCTCTTCCTGAGAGCAGCCCAGCCAAACCGGACTGGATAAACCTGGCCAACAGTGTGGTTCCCTCCCTGTTAGCGTGGGTGGCCATGCTGATGAGTGACAGCCTTGTTTCTGCAACCACCATGGTTATCATGGGACTTGGAATCTCGCTGCATTATGATTTGTCTCTGCTGCCCACTTACCCCAGCTGGTTCAAAGCCCTGCGCAATGTCCTGACCATCGTGGCGTTTTTATCTCTTCTTGGTACACTTGTAGTTCATGGGATATGCCCAGAGAAGAAGCTATTCTTagattaaaaagtataaatatatatataaaactagAAAGCCACCATGCTTTTGAATTTggtcactttgtcagtgatgtttTTGAAGCTACCACTAGGAGTCGCAGAAATCAGACATTTTTCGAACACCACACATCCAAAGAACTGAACAAAATAGACAGAAAATGTGGAAGTTCTTGCTCAGATgtcaaataaatgcatttttgtcaTTCAACACACCGTCATTTTTATGTGAgcttattgttttcttttcattacaCAAAGGTCTTCAATTTGTGATATGAAAGagtaaaaagaaacacattttagaggCTGTAACCAAgaaatgttgaatatttttgCTTGACTTCTTCAGCCTTATTCAgaaacaaaatatcaaaaaggaCGTTTTGTGTGATTAAGCAGGAAGTGGACAAGTGGAAAGCAATCTCACTTCACTGCCATCTTTATAGCAATGCAACAAGCTCACAGAGCCACTGTTGCTGTGTCCTTTAATGTGGCTGGGGTCAGACAGCTAAAGTCAGAAGTACTGACACCGGTGGGAAAAAGGCCATTACATAAGATCTAAACTGGAGTAATCTGTACTTAAAGCTACAGGGGTCAAATGGCGCAACACACTCATGTGAAAGGTTGCACTCAGTTTAGAATACATCCAGGTTTACAGTACAACTTTAACAGGTTTTCAAATCACAGCTGATTCAGTGCTTGGCTTGACATGTGCCACACATTTATGACAAACATCAAATCT is part of the Epinephelus moara isolate mb chromosome 10, YSFRI_EMoa_1.0, whole genome shotgun sequence genome and harbors:
- the LOC126396622 gene encoding transmembrane protein 69-like, with product MLSAIFQRSTFAAQKVWHWAGPPQRCWTSALSRASDVGSSSLQSCWASTARLPFSERSDGRINAPAVLGFRKIELFQRTQTHAAPFSARNRQFHSSAARLKKRPEQPEPPRELDLLRYDMKHLWKSPKPALYLGFAGLLPFVAPTLLMAVTESYYPELAYAQLAYGASIVSFLGGSRWGFALPESSPAKPDWINLANSVVPSLLAWVAMLMSDSLVSATTMVIMGLGISLHYDLSLLPTYPSWFKALRNVLTIVAFLSLLGTLVVHGICPEKKLFLD